A DNA window from Halorubrum sp. DM2 contains the following coding sequences:
- the purE gene encoding 5-(carboxyamino)imidazole ribonucleotide mutase, producing the protein MTTVDDLIDRIESEAQLDADPATTPDVGIIMGSDSDLPVMADAYDALDDLGFAEQTDFDDAPDARFTYESYVVSAHRTPELMYAYGETATDRGLDVIIAGAGGKSADLPNMTASIAYPVPVIGVPVQEKSVDSVIGMPTGAPIVAVDAGKSYNAALSAAQVLAREHDVVAERLVELHDEQKAGVADVSAALHDLGVDGFRDR; encoded by the coding sequence ATGACCACCGTCGACGACCTCATCGACCGGATCGAATCGGAGGCACAGTTGGACGCCGACCCGGCGACGACCCCCGACGTGGGGATCATCATGGGGTCGGATTCCGATCTCCCCGTCATGGCCGACGCCTACGACGCGCTCGACGACCTCGGCTTCGCCGAGCAGACCGACTTCGACGACGCTCCGGACGCGCGGTTCACCTACGAGAGCTACGTCGTCTCGGCACACCGGACGCCCGAGCTGATGTACGCGTACGGCGAGACGGCGACGGATCGCGGCCTCGACGTGATAATCGCCGGTGCGGGCGGGAAGTCGGCCGACCTGCCGAACATGACCGCGTCGATCGCGTACCCCGTCCCCGTGATCGGAGTCCCCGTCCAGGAGAAGTCGGTGGACTCCGTCATCGGGATGCCGACGGGCGCGCCGATCGTCGCCGTTGACGCCGGAAAGTCGTACAACGCCGCCCTCTCGGCCGCGCAGGTGCTCGCACGCGAACATGACGTTGTCGCCGAGCGGCTGGTCGAGCTCCACGACGAGCAGAAGGCGGGCGTCGCTGACGTCTCGGCCGCCCTCCACGACTTGGGCGTCGACGGGTTCCGCGACCGGTAG
- a CDS encoding NADH-quinone oxidoreductase subunit A, translating to MSDWIAIGALAVVGLLIPIAMMTVSALLRPSVPETGKSTTYESGETPTGGTRIRFNIQYYMVALLFVVFDIETVLLFPWAVIYRPAVQAGVPMADLLWPMLAFVGVLAVGLVWAWRSGAISWARSPRATSRKTTEEPN from the coding sequence ATGAGCGATTGGATAGCGATTGGCGCCTTGGCGGTCGTCGGCCTGCTCATCCCGATAGCGATGATGACAGTGTCGGCGTTGCTCCGTCCGAGCGTGCCTGAGACCGGTAAAAGTACCACCTACGAGTCCGGCGAGACCCCGACTGGCGGGACGCGGATCCGGTTCAACATCCAGTACTACATGGTCGCGCTGTTGTTCGTCGTGTTCGACATCGAGACCGTGTTGCTGTTCCCGTGGGCGGTCATCTACCGCCCGGCCGTTCAGGCCGGCGTTCCGATGGCCGACCTGCTGTGGCCGATGTTGGCGTTTGTCGGAGTCCTCGCGGTCGGACTCGTCTGGGCGTGGCGGTCGGGAGCGATCAGCTGGGCCCGCAGCCCCCGCGCGACCAGCAGAAAGACGACGGAGGAACCCAACTAA
- a CDS encoding 5-(carboxyamino)imidazole ribonucleotide synthase gives MSITLPGPTLGVVGGGQLGRMLAEAASPLGVDLVVLDPTPDCPAATVAADQIVADFDDADAIDELASRVDALTFEIELADPDVLAAASEEHGVPVHPDPGTLETIQDKLVQKEALADAGIPVPEFVAVATAEGLERVVEEFGGVMLKAREGGYDGRGNVPVESPADAADALDEVGGAAMAEEFLDFEREIAVMGLKGPDSETRTYPVTETVHREEILRESVTPARTDDEVVAEAQSVARDVLDVLDGRGVFGIELFESREGDVLVNEIAPRPHNSGHWTIEGARTSQFENHVRAVLGWPLGPTDLVAPAVTANILGDIDETQPATLRNVETVLAAPDADLHWYGKDDVYPLRKMGHLTVTDAESDPDAVSVDERDALLDRTRELRDGLTLRD, from the coding sequence ATGTCGATCACTCTGCCGGGACCGACGCTCGGGGTCGTCGGAGGCGGCCAGCTCGGCCGGATGCTGGCCGAGGCCGCCTCACCGCTCGGCGTCGACCTCGTGGTGTTGGACCCGACGCCCGACTGTCCGGCGGCGACCGTCGCGGCCGACCAGATCGTCGCCGACTTCGACGACGCGGACGCGATCGATGAGCTTGCGAGCCGCGTCGACGCCCTCACGTTCGAGATCGAACTCGCGGACCCGGACGTCCTCGCCGCCGCGAGCGAGGAACACGGCGTGCCGGTCCATCCTGACCCCGGCACTCTGGAGACGATTCAGGACAAGCTGGTTCAAAAGGAGGCGCTCGCGGACGCCGGAATCCCCGTCCCCGAGTTCGTCGCGGTCGCGACCGCCGAGGGGCTCGAACGCGTCGTCGAGGAGTTCGGCGGCGTCATGCTGAAGGCCCGCGAGGGCGGCTACGACGGCCGCGGGAACGTCCCCGTCGAGAGCCCCGCGGACGCGGCCGACGCGCTCGACGAGGTCGGCGGTGCCGCGATGGCCGAGGAGTTCCTCGACTTCGAGCGCGAGATAGCCGTGATGGGACTGAAAGGGCCCGACAGTGAGACCCGGACCTATCCGGTCACGGAGACGGTTCACCGCGAGGAGATCCTCCGCGAGAGCGTCACTCCCGCCCGCACCGACGACGAGGTCGTCGCCGAGGCGCAGTCGGTCGCCCGCGACGTGCTCGACGTGCTCGACGGCCGCGGCGTCTTCGGGATCGAGCTGTTCGAGAGCCGCGAGGGCGACGTGCTGGTCAACGAGATCGCGCCGCGCCCCCACAACTCCGGCCACTGGACGATCGAGGGCGCGCGCACCTCGCAGTTCGAGAACCACGTCCGTGCGGTCCTCGGCTGGCCGCTCGGTCCGACCGACCTCGTCGCGCCCGCGGTGACCGCCAATATTCTCGGCGACATCGACGAGACCCAGCCCGCGACGCTCCGAAACGTCGAGACGGTCCTCGCCGCGCCCGACGCCGACCTCCACTGGTACGGGAAAGACGACGTCTACCCGCTCCGGAAGATGGGCCACCTCACGGTGACGGACGCCGAGTCGGACCCGGACGCCGTCTCGGTCGACGAGCGCGACGCGCTGCTCGACCGGACGCGGGAGCTACGGGACGGGCTGACGCTCCGCGACTGA
- a CDS encoding NADH-quinone oxidoreductase subunit B produces MSSDQPFITDESQVVTETRDARMTGQGDRFNSRLREAFGSSPFILTKFDKFLNWCRGSSMFMLQFGIACCSIEMMHTYAVKHDLDRFGSGVPRASPRQADVMIVPGTIVSKFAPRMKRVYDQMPEPKFVVGMGSCTISGGPFQEGYNVIKGAEEVIPIDIHVPGCPPRPEALVYGVVKLQERVANGEAAPVTVKPYELEQFSDLERDELVDKLTDQIDDDELVMRYNFADSP; encoded by the coding sequence ATGAGCAGTGATCAACCGTTTATCACCGACGAATCGCAGGTCGTAACCGAGACCCGAGACGCCCGGATGACCGGACAGGGAGATCGGTTCAACTCCCGGCTCCGGGAGGCGTTCGGCTCCTCGCCCTTTATCCTCACCAAGTTCGACAAGTTCCTGAACTGGTGTCGGGGCTCCTCGATGTTCATGCTGCAGTTCGGCATCGCCTGCTGTAGCATCGAGATGATGCACACCTACGCGGTGAAACACGACCTCGACCGCTTCGGGTCGGGCGTCCCCCGCGCCTCGCCGCGACAGGCCGACGTGATGATCGTCCCCGGGACGATCGTCTCGAAGTTCGCCCCGCGGATGAAGCGTGTCTACGACCAGATGCCCGAGCCGAAGTTCGTCGTCGGCATGGGCTCGTGTACCATCTCCGGCGGCCCGTTTCAGGAGGGGTACAACGTGATCAAGGGGGCCGAGGAGGTCATCCCGATCGACATCCACGTCCCCGGCTGCCCGCCCCGTCCCGAGGCGCTCGTCTACGGCGTCGTGAAGCTACAGGAGCGCGTCGCCAACGGCGAGGCCGCGCCCGTCACCGTCAAGCCGTACGAGCTAGAACAGTTCTCCGACCTCGAACGGGACGAACTCGTCGACAAGCTGACCGACCAGATCGACGACGACGAACTCGTCATGCGGTACAACTTCGCTGATTCGCCATGA